In Microbacterium sp. No. 7, the genomic window GGTCTTCGCGGTCACATCGCTGCGCGGCGGCGGAGCCGAGGCGGTCGGCGTGGCATGGGCGAACGGGCTGGCCGCGGCCGGCTGGCGCGTGCGGGTCGTCGCCCTCTCCGACACCGAGGGCGCCGAGCGGCTCGACCCCGCCGTCGAGCTCGTCGACGCGAGCGCGCACCCGCACGGCGGCCGGGCGCGACGCGTCGCCCGCGAGGCCGACGATCTCGGCGCCGCGGCCGTCGTGGCCCTGCAGACCTACCCCGACCTCGTGGCGCTCGCCGCGCGGCTCGGCCGGCGTCGCACGCCGTGGGCCGTCGTCGTGACCGAGCACAACCTCATCTCGCTGGGCCTCGCCGGGTCGTCGCTCCCGCACCGCGTCAAGATCCGCCTCGCGAAGCTGTCGTACCGGTTCGCCGACCACGTCGTGGCCTGCTCGCACCCCGTCGCGGCCGAGCTCGTCGCGGCCTTCGGCGCGCGGGCCGGCCGCTGCTCGGTCGTGCTCAACCCCGCGCTCGCGGAGCCGGCCGGCGCGCGGGTCGCCCGGCAGCCCGGCGGCGACCGCATCGACGTCGTGCTCGCGGGACGGCTCGTCGCGCAGAAGCGCCCGCTCGTCGCCGTCGACGTCGTCGCCGCGCTGCGCGAGGAGGGCCGCGACGCGCGGCTCGTGCTGATCGGCGCGGGCCCGCTCGGCGCCGACGTGCGCGCCGCGGCGCGGGCCGCCGGCATCCCCGTCGTCGACCACGGCTGGCTCGCCGACTGGCCCGCCGCGCTGACCCCGCACTCCGTGCTGCTGCTCGCATCGGCCCGCGAGGGGCTCGGCAACGTGCTCGTCGAGGCGGCCGCGCGCGGTGTGCCCAGCGTCGCCCCCTCGACCGCGCTCGGCGTGGCGGATGCCGTCGTGCCCGGTGTCACGGGCGTGCTCGCGGCCGCGGGCGACGCGCGCAGCCTCGCGGACGCCGTCGCCGAGGCGGCGACGCTGCCGATGACCGAGGTGCCCCGATGGCTCGAGCGCTTCACGGCGGAGGCGAGCAGCCGCGCGCTCGGCGAGGTCGTCGAGGCGGCGGCGCAGCGGCGGGGCGCACGATGATCGGCGGCATCCTCTGGCGCGCGCGGCGGCTCGCCGAGGACGCGTGGCTCGGCACCGGCATCCCGCGCCGCCGCGCCCTCGCCGCGGTCGCCGCCGGGCTCGCGCCCGCCGATCCGCGCGCGCCGCGCGCGCACGTGCTCCTCTGCGCCCCGGGCGGCGGGAACATCGGCGACCAGGCGATGTTCGAGGCGTTCGTCGACGGGGTCGACGGGCCCGTCGTCGCCCTCGTGCGCGGCGTCGACGACGTGCGGGTGAGGGACGACCATCGCGACCGCGTCACCGTCGTGCCGATGCCCGCGCTCGTCTACGGCACGGGGGCCGCCCGGCGCGGCGCGCTCGCCGCGTTCGCCCGCGTGCTCGCGGCGGCGCGGTCGTTCTCGGTCGTCGGCGCCGACATCATGGACGGGCACTACAACACCCGCGCATCGGTGGCGCGCGCCGTGCTCGCCGAGGCCGCCGCGCGCGCCGGCGTCGATGCCCGCGTGCTCGGGTTCAGCTGGAACGGCCGGGCGCGCCGCGCCGCGCGCCGCGCCGTCGCGCACGCGGGAGCGCGCGGCGTGCGACTGCTCGCGCGCGACCCGCGTTCCGCGCAGCGGCTCATGGATGACCGCGTGTCGCGCGTGCGCACCGTCGCCGACCTCGTGTTCGCGGCCGACGCGGTCGGCGCCGTGCCGGCCGGGATCGTCGCCGCGGGCCGGCCGTACGCCCTCGTCAACGCGAGCGCCCTCGTCGCGCGCCGGCTCGACCTCGTCGACGACTACGTCGACCTCGTCCGCGCGCTCGCCGACGAGGTCGACGTCGTGCTCGTGCCGCACGTGTCGCGCCCGAACGACGACGACATCGACGTGTGCCGGCGCATCCACGCGCGGGCCGGCGACGCGCGCGTCAGGCTCGTCGACGAGCTGCTCGCCCCCGCGGACGTGCGCGCGCTCGCCCGCGGCGCGCAGGTCGTCGTGACCGGCCGCATGCACCTGGCCGTCATCGCCCTCTCGCAGGGCGTGCCGGCGATCGTGCTGAACACGCAGGGCAAGGTCGACGGGCTCGCCGACATGTTCGGCCGGCCCGAGCTGTGCCTCGCGCCGCAGCGCGGCTTCGCCGTCGCGGCGATCGCCTCGGCGCGACGCGAGCTGTCGCCGCCGGGCCCCCTGCGGCAGGCCGTGGACGAGCGCCTGCCGCACGTGCGCGCGCTCTCCCGGCGCAACACCGAAGGGTTGAGGGAGCCGTAGCGTTCGCGACACAGCGCGTTAACGTGCGGCGCCTAGCCTGATCGCACGATCGTCCGGACGCATCCGCGCGTCCGCCAGGCCGCCCCGGGAGGCGACCGCCTCGGGAAGTCCCACACCCCGGAAGACCCCGCACCTCGGGAGGTCGCAGTGACCACGCCATCGCCACCGCTTGCCCGATGGGTGCGCCGCGATGTCGGGACGAAGGCGTGGGTCGCGTTCGCGAAGGGCCTCGCGATCCTGCTCGTCGTGCTCTACCACACGATGATCTACTTCAGCAGCGAGGGCGTCTGGGGGCTGCCGGGCCGGCTCAAGGTGATCCTCGACCTGTTCCCCATGCCCGTCTTCATGCTGCTCGCGGGCCTGTTCGCGCCGCGATCGCTCACGTGGTCGTTCGCCGACCTCTGGCGCCGCCGCATCCTCCCCATCGCCTACCTGTACGTGCTGTGGTCGCTCTTCCGGTTCGCGTTCTTCTTCGCGTTCCCCGACCTGAACGCGCACATCGGGCACGAGAGGTCCCGCGACCCGTGGGGCCTCGTGGAGATCGTCACAGGCCCGTCGAGCATCTACTGGTTCCTCTACGCGATGCTCCTCTTCATCGTCGCGGCGTGGCTGCTGCGCCGCGTGCCGCCGCTCGTGCAGATCATCCCGGCGGCCGTGCTGGCGGCGCTCATCACGAGCGGCTGGATCACGAGCGGCACCGTGGTGTGGGACCGCGTGGGCGGGCTCTTCGTGTTCTATCTCGTCGGGCTGCACTACGCGTCCCGCCTCAGCTCGTTCGTCATCCGGTCGAACACGCGGCAGCTGCTCCTCGCCGTCGGCGCGTTCGCCGTGACGGGCGGCGCGCTGTACGTGCCGTTCGTCGCGCAGGTGCCGTTCGCGGCGCTGGTCGCCCAGGCGGCCGCGGTCGTCGCCGGCCTGCTGGCGTCCAAGCAGCTCGTCCGGCTGCGGCCGCTCGGGTTCGTGTCCGACCTCGGCGACACGAGCATGCAGATCTACGTGCTGCACCTCTACGTCGTGGCCGTGCTGACGTTCGTGCTCGGCCTCTTCGCCGCGCCCGGCTGGCCCGTGCTCGTCCAGTCGGCCACGCTGTTCGCGGGCACCGCGATCGTTGTCGTCGCGACGCGGCAGCTCATCCGGCTCACGGGACGGTGGAAGTGGCTCTACATCCCGCCGCCCTCGTGGCTGTCGAGCCGCCGGCGCACCGCCGCCGCCCGCCCCGCCGCAACCGATCCGGAGTGATGCGATGACCCACGGCCCCCTCGCCCGCCTTCCCCGTGCCGGCGCCGCGCTCGCGCTCGCCGCCGCCCTGCTCGCGTGCGGCGGCTGCGCCTACACCGCGCCGCCGCCCGCGCCGTCGATCACGCCGCCCGTCGTGACGCCCGCCCCGACCCGGCTCGTCGTCGAGAAGGAGGACGTCGTCTACCGCACGATCGGCGACGTCGAGCTGAGCGCCCGCGCCTGCTTCGCGCCGGACGCGCCGTCGCCCCGCCCCACGCTCCTGCTCATCCACGGCGGCGGCTTCGTCGCCGGCTCGCCCTCGGCGATGTACGCGCTGTGCGAGGATGCCGCGGCGCAGGGCTACGCCGCCTTCGCGATCGAGTACCGCCTCGTCCCGGAGTCCACGTACCCCGCCCAGGTCGAGGACGCCGCGGCCGCCGTGGAATGGCTGCGGCAGCCCGCGCAGCTCGACCGGTACGGCGTCGACCCCGATCACATCGGGGTGCTGGGAAGCTCCGCGGGCGCGATCATCGCGGCATCCCTGGGCGTCGACGGCGAGGGCCCGCTCACGGAGGGAGCGCGGGTCGCCGCGGTGGCCGCGCTGTCGCCCGTCGCCGACATGACCGACACGGGGCTCACGCTCGGCACGGCCGCGCCCGAGGCGGCGGCGACCATCCTCGCCTACCTCGGATGCGAGCGGGCGGGCACCACGGCGTGCCCCGCCTCGGTGCCGGCATCCCCCGTCACGCACGTCGACGCGAGCGACGCGCCGATGCTGCTGCTGGCCGGCGAGTCGGAGATCGTGCCGTGGCAGCAGCCCGACGCGCTCCGCGCGCGGCTCGAGTCCGCCGGCGTCGCCGCGGAGCTCGTGGTCGAGCCCGGCGCCTCGCACGGCCAGCAGCTCCTCACGCCCGACAACGTCGCCCGCGTCTTCGCCTTCTTCGAGCAGCACCTCCGCGGGTAGCCGCGACGTCGCGACGGCCGTCCGCACCGTGCCGTCAGGCGCGCCCGATCCGCGCGCGGCGGCGCTGCAGGCGCAGGTACAGCTCGTAGAGCGGGGGAGCGTGCCGGGCGGCGAGCCCGAGCGCCCACGTGCGCCGGTCGCCCCGGCGCCGGGCCGCGGCGATGCGCTCCGGGTGCGCCTCGTCGCGGGTGCGCCGCCGGATCTCCGCGCGGCCGCGGGCGTCGAGCCCGGGCGACAGCAGGTCCTCGGCGCTCGGCAGCACGATGCTGCGCAGGTCGTAGTGGTCGAGCCCGTCGCGCAGCGCGCCGTCGCGATCGACCTCGGCCGCGACCTCGTGCGTGATCTCCTGCACCGCGCGCAGCGACGCGTGCTTGGGGCGCCCCGCCCGCACGAGCGACCCCGGACGCTGCACGTAGCGGTAGACGACGGCCGGCACCAGCGCGACCGACGCGGCGCGGCCGAGCAGCTGGGCGACGAGCGCCTGGTCGGAGTGCACGGTCGTGCGGGCGAACGTCACCGAGGCGAGCAGCTCGCGCGCGATGAGCTTGTTCCACAGGAAGCCCGTGATGTCGTCGCGCAGGAACCGCGAGAACGCCGCACGGCCGTCGAGCACCGTCGGGGCGCGGAACCCCTCGACGGGCTTGATGCGCCCGGCCGGCGTCAGGTACTCGGCCTGCGCGACGACGATCGCGGCGTCGGCGTTGTGGGCCGCGGCGAGCAGCGTGCGCAGGGCGTCGGCGGGCCAGCGGTCGTCCACGTCGACGAACCACACGAAGCGCCCGCGCGCGTGCGCGGCGCCGAGCTCCCGCGCCGCGGCGACGCCGGCCGACGCGGGGGTGCGCACGACGCGCACCGACGGATGCCGGCGCTGCAGCGCCCGCGCGATCGACAGCGTCGCGTCGTTCGACGCGTCGTCGACGACGACGATCTCGGTGTCCGCCGTCGCCGCCGCGAGCGCCTGGTCGATCGCGGCCACGAGGTGCTCGGCGCCGTTGCGCACCGGGATGACGATGGTCGCATCGAGCTGCGTCATGGGTCTCTCCCGCGTCTCTCCGGCCGCCGCTCGCGCGGCGCGACGCGACCCACGGTAGGGCCGCCACACGACGAGTCGGTTACATCGCCGAATCCCTCGGATGTCAATTCGGCCGGTGAGGTAAACCCGCGTTAATTCCGTGTGAAATGTCCTCCGGAGGTCCTGGACGCCGCGCGACCGCCCCCTACTCTGGCATCCGGGGGTCAGGTGTTAAGGGGTGCCGCCGCTTGTCGAGGGCGGCACCGCGAAAGGACGCAATGGAACCCTCACGCACGCCTTCCGTCTCCCGCCGCACGGTCCTCACGGGTGCCGTGGCGGGGACCCTCGCCGCGCTCGTGCCGATCTCGACGGCGGCTGCGGCGCCCAACTACTCGGTGATCCCCCTGCTCGCGGGGGAGACGCGGCGCGACGACACGCACGTGACGGCGAACGGCACCGCCTACGAGGCGATCGACGTGAGCATCCAGGGCGATCTCGCGCGCCTCTTCATCCCCCACTCCGTGCTGCCGCGGCTGTCGACCGGCGTGCCGGTCGTGTGGTTCTACCACGCGAACGGCAGCCGCTACACGGCGCTCAGCAGCGCCTTCCAGTGGCCCGCCGAGCGTCTCGTCGAGCTCGGCGCGGTCTGCATCTGCCCCGACTACGGCGGCGCGAGCGCGTGGACGAGCAGCATCGCCATCCGCGCGCAGAAGAACGCCATCGCCTACGTGAACGGTCTCGGCCGGGTGTCGGTCAGCCTGCTGCGGGCGAACTCGGGCGGCGGCTCGCTCATGACGCTGGCCTACGGCAACCGCTGGCTCCCCGCCCAGCGCGGGATGTACCTCGCGAGCGCGACCTACGACATGGAGGATCTCGCGATCCGCGACCGGGCCCGCTTCGAGCCCGTGTACGCCCCCGACCTCGCCGCGGCGGGCGGCGACCTGTGGGCGCTGGCCCCGCAGAACGCCGCGCGCCTGCCGCAGTCGGCGTGGACGGGCGCCCGCATCCGCGTCGCCGCCGCGACGAACGACCTCGTCGTGCCCGCCGACAAGCACGGGCTCGCGCTCATCGCACGGGCCAACCCGGTCGCGGCGGAGGTGTCCTCGCGCACGTTCGTCACCCCCGCGGGCGTGGGGGTGAACGGCCACTATGTGCCCGATTGGGTCAACGGCGACATGATCACAACGTTCCAGTCCTGGCTCTGACCACGAGTCGTCTTCACGAAGGTGGAGGTTCGTATGCAGATGATAGGAGACACGGTGGCTGAGGCGCTGCCGCACGTCCACGCCGTTCGCGATGCGCGGCGCCCGAAGCCGGCCGCGTGGCCGCAGGTGTACGGTCGCATCCTCGTCGCGTCCGACCTGCTGGTCATGACGATGGTCATGACCCTGGCGGTGTTCGCGGCGGGCCTGTTCGGGGCGAGCTCCGCGACGAGGTCGATCGCGCACGGGCCCGCGGGCGTCGCGCTGGGCATCGGCTGCGTCGTCGTGTGGATGCTCATGCTCACGATCTCGGGCAGCCGTTCGCCGCGCGTCGTCGGCACGGGGGTCACCGAGTACCGTCGCGTGCTGCGCTCGACGTTCGTGGTGTTCGGCGCGCTGGCGCTCGTCGCCTACGTCGTGCCCGTCGACGGGCTGCGGGGCTTCCTCTTCGTCGCCTTCCCGACGGGCGTGATCGGCCTCGTGCTCAGCCGCTGGATGGCGCGGCAGTGGCTCGCGGCCAAGCGGCGGGCCGGGGAGATGTCGCACCGGGTCGTGTTGGTGGGGTCGGAGAAGTCCATCGCGAAGACCGCGAGCGACCTGCGCCGGTCGCCCTCGGCGGGCCTGCGCGTCGTGGGCGCCTGCACGTCCAGTGGGCAGGTCGCGGGCGAGATCCCGGGCCTGGAGGGGATCCCCGTCTCGGGCTCGCTCGACCGGCTCATCGAGGCGCTCGAGGTGACCGGTGCCGACACGGTCGTCATCACGAGCGCGAACGAGCTCTCGGCCGACGCCGTGCGCGAGCTGAGCTGGAAGCTTGAGCCGGGCCGGCAGCACCTCATCGTCGCGCCCAGCCTCACCGACATCGGCGGCCCGCGCATCCACACCCGGCCCGTCGCCGGGGTGCCCCTCATCCACGTCGAGACCCCGCGCTACGACGGCGGCAAGCTCTACGCCAAGCGGCTCTTCGACATCGTCTCGTCCGGCGCGCTCATCATCCTGCTCGCGCCGCTGCTCGTCGCGATCGCGATGATCGTGCGGCTGAGCACGCCCGGCACGGTGCTGTTCCGCCAGGAGCGCATCGGGCTGAAGGGCCGGCGCTTCCACATGCTGAAGTTCCGCTCCATGTACATGGACGCCGAGGAGCGCCTCGCCGAGCTGGAGGACGCCGAGCGGGACAAGGGCAACGCCGTCATGTTCAAGATGAAGGACGACCCGCGGGTCACCCCCATCGGCAAGGTGCTGCGCCGTTTCAGCCTCGACGAGCTGCCGCAGCTGTTCAACGTGCTCTTCGGCTCGATGTCGCTCGTGGGGCCGCGGCCGCCGCTGCCGCGCGAGGTCGAGCAGTACTCGCAGTTCGTGCATCGCCGGTTCCTGGTGAAGCCCGGCATCACGGGCCTCTGGCAGGTGAGCGGGCGCTCGAACCTCGACTGGGACGAGACCGTGCGCCTCGACCTCTTCTACGTCGAGAACTGGACGATGACGGGCGACCTCGTCATCCTGCTCAAGACGGTGCGCGCCGTCGTGGCGAGCGACGGCGCCTACTGACCGCTCCGGCCTGTACGGCGGCCGTCACCGATCGGCGGTGGCGGCCGTCTCGGCGAAGTGGGCGACGCGGTTGAGCGCGGGCTCGCGCACGATGCGCTCCTCGCGCTCGGCGCGGCGGATGATGCGCGCCATGAGCGCGCCGACGACGAGCGCGACGACGGCCCATCCGGCGATGAGACCGAGGATCACAGTGGCGACCATCACAACTCCTCCTCGAGCTGAGAGAGAACGCGTCCATGCGGAGAAGTGCTCCGCGCTGCGGCACACAGTATCACACGGGTGAGACAGCGTGCCAGGGCGCGATGCGCCGAGCACGCCGTCTCACCCGTGTGCCGGGTCGTGCCGGTACGACGGTGGTGGATGCCGGCCGGCTCCGCCGTCAGATGGTCGGAGCGATCTCCTTGATCCAGGCGGCCAGATCGGGACCGAGGTCCTCGCGGTCGAGCGCGAGCTGGATGCTCGACTTCAGGTAGTCGAGCCGGTCGCCCGTGTCGTAGCGGCGGCCCGAGAAGACGACGCCCAGCACGGGGCCCGCGATCTCGGCGTCGGCCGCGAGCACCTCGAGCGCGTCGGTCAGCTGGATCTCGCCGCCCTTGCCGGGAGGAGTGGTCTCCAGCACGTCGAAGATCTCGGGCCGCAGCACGTACCGCCCGATGATGGCGAGGTTGCTCGGCGCCTCCTCGGCCGACGGCTTCTCGACGAGGCCCTTGATCGTGACGACGTCCGTCTCGTCGGTGGCGTCGACGTCGGCGCAGCCGTAGAGGTGGATCTGTGACGGGTCGACCTCCATGAGCGCGACGACCGTCGCCGCGCGCTGCGTGGAGACGTCGATCATCCGCGACAGCAGCGGGTCGCGCGCGTCGATGAGGTCGTCGCCGAGCATCACGGCGAACGTCTCGTTGCCGACGTGCTTGCGGGCGCGCAGCACGGCGTGGCCGAGTCCGCGCGGGTCGCCCTGCCGCACGAAGTGGATGTCGGCGAGCGACGACGTGGCGGTGACCCGGGAGAGCTTCGAGTGGTCGCCCTTCTGCTCGAGGGTGTGCTCGAGCTCTGTCACGCGGTCGAAGTGGTTGGCCAGTGCGTTCTTGTTGCGGCCGATGATCACGAGGATGTCGTCGATGCCCGCCGCGACCGCCTCCTCGACCACGTACTGGATGGCCGGCTTGTCGACGACCGGGAGCATCTCCTTCGGCATCGCCTTCGTCGCGGGAAGGAAGCGCGTGCCGAGGCCCGCAGCGGGAATGACAGCCTTGATGGGGTTCGCCATGAGTGTGACCTTACTGATCGTGCATTAAGAGGGGGTTTCGCAGGGGTGACGCCCACGGGGTGCGCCGGGGCTCGCCCCTGCGGGGCCGCGCGTCGCTCAGCGTGCGGCCGCGAGGCCGAGCACGCGGACGACCTGGTCGACGCCGGGCAGCAGCTGCGAGGCGGAGAGCTGATAGGTCTCCCACGAGCGGCGGTACGGGTCGATCACGTCGTCGTCGGCGGCGTCGGCCGGCGGGGGGATCATGCCGCGCAGGCCCGCGACCGCGGCGACGGCCGCGCGCAGGCGCGCGGGCTGGTCGTCGCCGCCCTCGGTCGCGG contains:
- the galU gene encoding UTP--glucose-1-phosphate uridylyltransferase GalU translates to MANPIKAVIPAAGLGTRFLPATKAMPKEMLPVVDKPAIQYVVEEAVAAGIDDILVIIGRNKNALANHFDRVTELEHTLEQKGDHSKLSRVTATSSLADIHFVRQGDPRGLGHAVLRARKHVGNETFAVMLGDDLIDARDPLLSRMIDVSTQRAATVVALMEVDPSQIHLYGCADVDATDETDVVTIKGLVEKPSAEEAPSNLAIIGRYVLRPEIFDVLETTPPGKGGEIQLTDALEVLAADAEIAGPVLGVVFSGRRYDTGDRLDYLKSSIQLALDREDLGPDLAAWIKEIAPTI
- a CDS encoding polysaccharide pyruvyl transferase family protein; its protein translation is MIGGILWRARRLAEDAWLGTGIPRRRALAAVAAGLAPADPRAPRAHVLLCAPGGGNIGDQAMFEAFVDGVDGPVVALVRGVDDVRVRDDHRDRVTVVPMPALVYGTGAARRGALAAFARVLAAARSFSVVGADIMDGHYNTRASVARAVLAEAAARAGVDARVLGFSWNGRARRAARRAVAHAGARGVRLLARDPRSAQRLMDDRVSRVRTVADLVFAADAVGAVPAGIVAAGRPYALVNASALVARRLDLVDDYVDLVRALADEVDVVLVPHVSRPNDDDIDVCRRIHARAGDARVRLVDELLAPADVRALARGAQVVVTGRMHLAVIALSQGVPAIVLNTQGKVDGLADMFGRPELCLAPQRGFAVAAIASARRELSPPGPLRQAVDERLPHVRALSRRNTEGLREP
- a CDS encoding glycosyltransferase family 2 protein; translated protein: MTQLDATIVIPVRNGAEHLVAAIDQALAAATADTEIVVVDDASNDATLSIARALQRRHPSVRVVRTPASAGVAAARELGAAHARGRFVWFVDVDDRWPADALRTLLAAAHNADAAIVVAQAEYLTPAGRIKPVEGFRAPTVLDGRAAFSRFLRDDITGFLWNKLIARELLASVTFARTTVHSDQALVAQLLGRAASVALVPAVVYRYVQRPGSLVRAGRPKHASLRAVQEITHEVAAEVDRDGALRDGLDHYDLRSIVLPSAEDLLSPGLDARGRAEIRRRTRDEAHPERIAAARRRGDRRTWALGLAARHAPPLYELYLRLQRRRARIGRA
- a CDS encoding alpha/beta hydrolase, which gives rise to MTHGPLARLPRAGAALALAAALLACGGCAYTAPPPAPSITPPVVTPAPTRLVVEKEDVVYRTIGDVELSARACFAPDAPSPRPTLLLIHGGGFVAGSPSAMYALCEDAAAQGYAAFAIEYRLVPESTYPAQVEDAAAAVEWLRQPAQLDRYGVDPDHIGVLGSSAGAIIAASLGVDGEGPLTEGARVAAVAALSPVADMTDTGLTLGTAAPEAAATILAYLGCERAGTTACPASVPASPVTHVDASDAPMLLLAGESEIVPWQQPDALRARLESAGVAAELVVEPGASHGQQLLTPDNVARVFAFFEQHLRG
- a CDS encoding sugar transferase produces the protein MAEALPHVHAVRDARRPKPAAWPQVYGRILVASDLLVMTMVMTLAVFAAGLFGASSATRSIAHGPAGVALGIGCVVVWMLMLTISGSRSPRVVGTGVTEYRRVLRSTFVVFGALALVAYVVPVDGLRGFLFVAFPTGVIGLVLSRWMARQWLAAKRRAGEMSHRVVLVGSEKSIAKTASDLRRSPSAGLRVVGACTSSGQVAGEIPGLEGIPVSGSLDRLIEALEVTGADTVVITSANELSADAVRELSWKLEPGRQHLIVAPSLTDIGGPRIHTRPVAGVPLIHVETPRYDGGKLYAKRLFDIVSSGALIILLAPLLVAIAMIVRLSTPGTVLFRQERIGLKGRRFHMLKFRSMYMDAEERLAELEDAERDKGNAVMFKMKDDPRVTPIGKVLRRFSLDELPQLFNVLFGSMSLVGPRPPLPREVEQYSQFVHRRFLVKPGITGLWQVSGRSNLDWDETVRLDLFYVENWTMTGDLVILLKTVRAVVASDGAY
- a CDS encoding acyltransferase family protein, which encodes MTTPSPPLARWVRRDVGTKAWVAFAKGLAILLVVLYHTMIYFSSEGVWGLPGRLKVILDLFPMPVFMLLAGLFAPRSLTWSFADLWRRRILPIAYLYVLWSLFRFAFFFAFPDLNAHIGHERSRDPWGLVEIVTGPSSIYWFLYAMLLFIVAAWLLRRVPPLVQIIPAAVLAALITSGWITSGTVVWDRVGGLFVFYLVGLHYASRLSSFVIRSNTRQLLLAVGAFAVTGGALYVPFVAQVPFAALVAQAAAVVAGLLASKQLVRLRPLGFVSDLGDTSMQIYVLHLYVVAVLTFVLGLFAAPGWPVLVQSATLFAGTAIVVVATRQLIRLTGRWKWLYIPPPSWLSSRRRTAAARPAATDPE
- a CDS encoding glycosyltransferase, with the protein product MQRHRVVFAVTSLRGGGAEAVGVAWANGLAAAGWRVRVVALSDTEGAERLDPAVELVDASAHPHGGRARRVAREADDLGAAAVVALQTYPDLVALAARLGRRRTPWAVVVTEHNLISLGLAGSSLPHRVKIRLAKLSYRFADHVVACSHPVAAELVAAFGARAGRCSVVLNPALAEPAGARVARQPGGDRIDVVLAGRLVAQKRPLVAVDVVAALREEGRDARLVLIGAGPLGADVRAAARAAGIPVVDHGWLADWPAALTPHSVLLLASAREGLGNVLVEAAARGVPSVAPSTALGVADAVVPGVTGVLAAAGDARSLADAVAEAATLPMTEVPRWLERFTAEASSRALGEVVEAAAQRRGAR